Proteins co-encoded in one Papaver somniferum cultivar HN1 chromosome 5, ASM357369v1, whole genome shotgun sequence genomic window:
- the LOC113284248 gene encoding histone H3.2, with protein MARTKQTARKSTGGKAPRKQLATKAARKSAPATGGVKKPHRFRPGTVALREIRKYQKSTELLIRKLPFQRLVREIAQDFKTDLRFQSSAVAALQEAAEAYLVGLFEDTNLCAIHAKRVTIMPKDIQLARRIRGERA; from the coding sequence ATGGCTCGTACTAAGCAAACCGCTCGGAAATCCACCGGAGGAAAAGCTCCAAGGAAGCAATTAGCAACAAAAGCAGCACGAAAATCGGCACCAGCAACCGGAGGAGTGAAGAAACCACACAGATTCAGGCCAGGAACTGTTGCTCTTCGAGAAATCAGAAAGTATCAAAAGAGTACTGAACTCCTGATCCGTAAACTTCCATTTCAGCGATTAGTTCGTGAAATCGCTCAAGATTTCAAAACTGATTTAAGGTTTCAGAGTTCGGCAGTTGCAGCATTACAAGAAGCAGCTGAAGCTTATCTTGTTGGTTTGTTTGAAGATACTAATCTATGTGCGATTCACGCTAAAAGGGTTACTATTATGCCTAAAGATATTCAACTTGCAAGGAGAATCAGAGGTGAACGTGCTTGA